A genomic stretch from Meriones unguiculatus strain TT.TT164.6M chromosome 15, Bangor_MerUng_6.1, whole genome shotgun sequence includes:
- the Tecpr1 gene encoding tectonin beta-propeller repeat-containing protein 1 isoform X2 — protein sequence MPTSVLWAVDLFGRVYTLSTAGQYWELCKDVQMEFKRVSAATQCCWGIACDNQVYLYVCSSEVPIRHREEAYENQRWNPMGGFCEKLLPSDRWSWSDVSGLQHRPLDGVALPSPHWEWESDWYVDENFGGEPTEKGGWTYAMDFPATYTRDKKWNSCVRRRKWIRYRRYKSRDTWAKIPSKDDPKELPDPFNDLSVGGWEVTDEPVGRLSVWAVSLQGKVWYREDVSHPNPEGSSWSLVETPGEVVQISCGPHDLVWATLWEGQALVREGICRNSPKGSSWSIVEPPASENGIMHVSAGVSVVWAITKDRKVWFRRGVNSHNPCGTSWIEMVGEMTMVNVGLNDQVWGIGCEDRAVYFRQGVTPSELSGKTWKAIIVGRESDRSHSGSSSSLLSAGCFFGDEVRGSGTESAPSDTDAASEAERQGPEQPLPKESLDNSKNLKESLSKGPETSGNAEQSMETHSCLAEDKGKAPEATGSDEGHGPTSTPAELPWTNIDLKEPKRASNQPAASFPEATGLSSLGLFPLGVEEPYGADDRPLWAWVSGGGCAVEAGSMLKWFTVQSGLSPSVQTLSLSITPAQTAAWRKQIFQQLTERTKRELESFRHYEQAVEQSVWVKTGALQWWCDWKPHKWVDVRVALEQFTGHDGARDSILFIYYVVHEEKKYLHVFLNEVTVLVPVLNEAKHSFALYTPERTRQRWPVRLAAVTEQDMNDWLALLSLSCCESRKVHGRPSPQAIWSVTCKGDIFVSEPSPDLEAREHPLPCDQMFWRQMGGHLRIIEANGRGVVWGIGYDHTAWVYTGGYGGGCFQGLASSTSNIYTQSDVKSVYIYENQRWNPVTGYTSRGLPTDRYMWSDATGLQECTKASTKPPSLQWTWVSDWYVDFSVPGGTDQEGWQYASDFPASYHGYKTMKDFVRRRCWARKCKLVTSGPWLEVAPIALSDVSIIPESAGADGQGHSIALWAVSDKGDVLCRLGISELNPAGSSWLHVGTDQPFTSVSIGACYQVWAVARDGSAFYRGSVSPSQPAGDCWYHIPSPPKQKLTQVSVGQTSVYALDENGNLWYRAGITPSYPQGSSWDHVSNNVRKVSVGPLDQVWVIANKVQGSHGLSRGTVCRRVGVQPREPKGQGWDYGIGGGWDHISVRANATTLPRNVSREQEAHGPGPVCC from the exons ATGCCCACCTCTGTGCTGTGGGCAGTGGACCTCTTTGGGAGAGTATATACCCTGTCCACGGCCGGCCAGTACTGGGAGCTTTGCAAAGATGTCCAGATGGAGTTCAAGCGGGTCAGTGCAGCCACCCAGTGCTGCTGGGGCATCGCCTGCGACAACCAGGTCTACCTGTACGTGTGCTCCAGCGAGGTGCCCATCCGCCACCGAGAGGAGGCCTACGAGAACCAG CGTTGGAACCCCATGGGAGGCTTCTGTGAGAAGCTTCTGCCGAGTGACCGTTGGTCGTGGAGTGACGTGAGTGGGCTCCAGCACCGGCCACTGGACGGGGTAGCCCTGCCCTCGCCACACTGGGAGTGGGAATCAGACTGGTACGTGGATGAGAATTTTGGAGGGGAGCCCACCGAGAAAGGG GGGTGGACTTATGCTATGGACTTCCCCGCCACCTACACTAGAGACAAGAAGTGGAATTCATGCGTTCGAAGGCGGAAGTGGATCCGGTATAGGAGATACAAATCCCGGGACACCTGGGCCAAG ATCCCCTCAAAGGATGACCCCAAGGAACTTCCTGACCCCTTCAATGACCTGTCCGTGGGTGGGTGGGAGGTCACGGATGAACCTGTGGGCCGCCTGTCTGTGTGGGCCGTATCCCTGCAGGGAAAG GTGTGGTACCGAGAGGATGTCAGCCACCCCAACCCAGAAGGCTCTTCCTGGTCTCTCGTGGAGACCCCGGGGGAGGTGGTCCAGATCAGCTGTGGGCCCCACGACCTTGTGTGGGCCACCCTCTGGGAGGGGCAGGCTCTGGTCAGAGAAGGGATCTGCAGGAACAGCCCGAAAG GAAGTTCCTGGTCCATCGTGGAGCCTCCTGCTTCTGAAAATGGTATCATGCACGTCTCTGCGGGAGTCAGTGTGGTCTGGGCCATCACAAAGGACCGCAAG GTGTGGTTCCGGAGGGGCGTCAACTCTCACAACCCCTGCGGCACCAGCTGGATCGAGATGGTTGGAGAAATGACAATGGTGAACGTGGGGCTGAATGACCAG GTCTGGGGTATCGGCTGTGAGGACCGAGCTGTGTACTTCCGGCAAGGTGTCACTCCCAGTGAGCTCAGCGGGAAGACATGGAAGGCCATCATCGTGGGCCGAGAAAGTGACCGGTCACATTCCGGCAGCTCGTCCAGTCTCCTCAG TGCTGGCTGCTTCTTCGGTGATGAGGTGAGGGGCAGCGGCACGGAATCTGCACCCAGTGACACTGATGCCGCCTCGGAAGCCGAGAGACAGGGCCCCGAACAGCCTCTCCCCAAAGAATCTTTGGACAATTCCAAGAACCTCAAAGAGAGCCTGTCCAAGGGCCCTGAGACCAGCGGGAATGCTGAGCAAAGCATGGAGACCCACTCCTGCCTGGCTGAGGACAAAGGGAAGGCTCCTGAGGCCACTGGCTCTGACGAAGGCCACGGTCCAACCTCCACCCCAGCTGAGCTGCCCTGGACCAACATTGACCTAAAGGAGCCCAAGAGGGCATCTAACCAACCAGCTGCCAGCTTTCCTGAGGCCACGGGCCTCTCCTCCCTGGGGCTCTTCCCGCTGGGCGTGGAGGAACCCTATGGGGCCGATGACCGTCCTCTGTGGGCCTGGGTGTCTGGAGGTGGCTGTGCAGTGGAGGCAGGCTCTATGCTCAAGTGGTTCACTGTCCAGTCAG GCCTGTCCCCCTCAGTGCAGACGCTGTCCCTGTCCATCACACCCGCCCAGACTGCTGCCTGGAGGAAACAGATCTTCCAGCAGCTCACGGAAAGGACCAAGCGGGAGCTGGAGAGCTTTAGGCACTACGAACAGGCCGTGGAGCAG TCGGTGTGGGTGAAGACAGGGGCCCTGCAGTGGTGGTGCGACTGGAAACCCCACAAGTGGGTGGACGTCCGTGTGGCCCTGGAGCAGTTCACGGGGCATGACGGGGCTCGCGACAGCATCCTTTTCATCTACTACGTGGTCCACGAGGAAAAGAAG TACCTGCACGTGTTCCTGAATGAGGTGACTGTGCTGGTCCCCGTACTCAATGAAGCCAAGCACTCCTTTGCCCTCTACACCCCCGAGAGGACGCGACAGAGGTGGCCGGTGCGCCTGGCTGCCGTCACGGAGCAGGACATGAACGACTGG CTCGCCCTGCTCAGCCTGTCCTGCTGTGAGAGCCGGAAAGTCCATGGACGCCCGTCCCCACAGGCCATCTGGTCTGTCACCTGCAAGGGTGACATCTTTGTGAGTGAGCCCAGCCCAGACCTGGAAGCCCGAGAGCACCCGCTGCCCTGCGACCAGAT GTTCTGGCGACAGATGGGCGGCCACTTGAGGATCATAGAGGCCAATGGCCGAGGTGTGGTGTGGGGAATTGGCTATGACCACACAGCATGGGTGTATACAGGCGGCTATGGAGGCGGTTGCTTCCAAG gccTGGCCAGCAGTACCAGCAACATCTACACACAGTCAGACGTGAAGAGTGTCTACATCTATGAGAACCAGCGCTGGAACCCTGTCACAGGCTATACCAGCAG GGGTCTGCCCACTGACCGGTACATGTGGAGTGATGCCACGGGCCTGCAAGAATGCACCAAGGCCAGCACGAAGCCCCCATCCCTGCAGTGGACTTGG GTCTCTGACTGGTACGTGGACTTCAGTGTCCCCGGAGGCACCGATCAAGAAGGATGGCAGTACGCCAGTGACTTCCCTGC CTCCTACCACGGCTACAAAACCATGAAGGATTTTGTCAGGAGAAGGTGCTGGGCCAG AAAATGCAAGCTGGTGACCAGCGGGCCATGGCTGGAGGTGGCCCCCATTGCCCTCAGCGATGTGTCCATCATCCCAGAGAGCGCGGGTGCTGACGGGCAAGGACACAGCATTGCTCTGTGGGCTGTCAGTGACAAGGGGGACGTCCTGTGCCGCCTGGGTATCTCTGAACTCAACCCTGCG GGCTCCTCCTGGCTGCACGTTGGCACAGACCAGCCCTTCACCTCCGTCTCCATCGGCGCCTGCTATCAGGTGTGGGCTGTGGCCAGGGATGGCTCTGCATTCTACCGGGGCTCTGTGTCACCCTCCCAGCCAGCTG GTGACTGCTGGTACCACATCCCATCGCCTCCCAAACAGAAGCTGACACAGGTGTCTGTGGGCCAGACGTCAGTATATGCCTTGGATGAAAATG GGAACCTGTGGTACCGGGCCGGAATCACCCCCAGCTACCCGCAGGGCTCCAGCTGGGACCACGTGTCCAACAACGTGCGCAAAGTGTCTGTGGGGCCGCTGGACCAG GTCTGGGTGATTGCCAACAAAGTCCAGGGGAGCCATGGCCTAAGCCGGGGGACAGTGTGCCGTCGCGTGGGTGTCCAACCTCGGGAGCCCAAGGGACAGGGCTGGGACTATGGCATTGGA GGAGGCTGGGACCATATCTCTGTCCGGGCCAATGCCACCACACTACCTAGGAACGTGTCCAGGGAGCAGGAGGCCCATGGTCCAGGTCCTGTTTGCTGCTGA
- the Tecpr1 gene encoding tectonin beta-propeller repeat-containing protein 1 isoform X3 encodes MPTSVLWAVDLFGRVYTLSTAGQYWELCKDVQMEFKRVSAATQCCWGIACDNQVYLYVCSSEVPIRHREEAYENQRWNPMGGFCEKLLPSDRWSWSDVSGLQHRPLDGVALPSPHWEWESDWYVDENFGGEPTEKGGWTYAMDFPATYTRDKKWNSCVRRRKWIRYRRYKSRDTWAKIPSKDDPKELPDPFNDLSVGGWEVTDEPVGRLSVWAVSLQGKVWYREDVSHPNPEGSSWSLVETPGEVVQISCGPHDLVWATLWEGQALVREGICRNSPKGSSWSIVEPPASENGIMHVSAGVSVVWAITKDRKVWFRRGVNSHNPCGTSWIEMVGEMTMVNVGLNDQVWGIGCEDRAVYFRQGVTPSELSGKTWKAIIVGRESDRSHSGSSSSLLSAGCFFGDEVRGSGTESAPSDTDAASEAERQGPEQPLPKESLDNSKNLKESLSKGPETSGNAEQSMETHSCLAEDKGKAPEATGSDEGHGPTSTPAELPWTNIDLKEPKRASNQPAASFPEATGLSSLGLFPLGVEEPYGADDRPLWAWVSGGGCAVEAGSMLKWFTVQSGLSPSVQTLSLSITPAQTAAWRKQIFQQLTERTKRELESFRHYEQAVEQSVWVKTGALQWWCDWKPHKWVDVRVALEQFTGHDGARDSILFIYYVVHEEKKQYLHVFLNEVTVLVPVLNEAKHSFALYTPERTRQRWPVRLAAVTEQDMNDWAIWSVTCKGDIFVSEPSPDLEAREHPLPCDQMFWRQMGGHLRIIEANGRGVVWGIGYDHTAWVYTGGYGGGCFQGLASSTSNIYTQSDVKSVYIYENQRWNPVTGYTSRGLPTDRYMWSDATGLQECTKASTKPPSLQWTWVSDWYVDFSVPGGTDQEGWQYASDFPASYHGYKTMKDFVRRRCWARKCKLVTSGPWLEVAPIALSDVSIIPESAGADGQGHSIALWAVSDKGDVLCRLGISELNPAGSSWLHVGTDQPFTSVSIGACYQVWAVARDGSAFYRGSVSPSQPAGDCWYHIPSPPKQKLTQVSVGQTSVYALDENGNLWYRAGITPSYPQGSSWDHVSNNVRKVSVGPLDQVWVIANKVQGSHGLSRGTVCRRVGVQPREPKGQGWDYGIGGGWDHISVRANATTLPRNVSREQEAHGPGPVCC; translated from the exons ATGCCCACCTCTGTGCTGTGGGCAGTGGACCTCTTTGGGAGAGTATATACCCTGTCCACGGCCGGCCAGTACTGGGAGCTTTGCAAAGATGTCCAGATGGAGTTCAAGCGGGTCAGTGCAGCCACCCAGTGCTGCTGGGGCATCGCCTGCGACAACCAGGTCTACCTGTACGTGTGCTCCAGCGAGGTGCCCATCCGCCACCGAGAGGAGGCCTACGAGAACCAG CGTTGGAACCCCATGGGAGGCTTCTGTGAGAAGCTTCTGCCGAGTGACCGTTGGTCGTGGAGTGACGTGAGTGGGCTCCAGCACCGGCCACTGGACGGGGTAGCCCTGCCCTCGCCACACTGGGAGTGGGAATCAGACTGGTACGTGGATGAGAATTTTGGAGGGGAGCCCACCGAGAAAGGG GGGTGGACTTATGCTATGGACTTCCCCGCCACCTACACTAGAGACAAGAAGTGGAATTCATGCGTTCGAAGGCGGAAGTGGATCCGGTATAGGAGATACAAATCCCGGGACACCTGGGCCAAG ATCCCCTCAAAGGATGACCCCAAGGAACTTCCTGACCCCTTCAATGACCTGTCCGTGGGTGGGTGGGAGGTCACGGATGAACCTGTGGGCCGCCTGTCTGTGTGGGCCGTATCCCTGCAGGGAAAG GTGTGGTACCGAGAGGATGTCAGCCACCCCAACCCAGAAGGCTCTTCCTGGTCTCTCGTGGAGACCCCGGGGGAGGTGGTCCAGATCAGCTGTGGGCCCCACGACCTTGTGTGGGCCACCCTCTGGGAGGGGCAGGCTCTGGTCAGAGAAGGGATCTGCAGGAACAGCCCGAAAG GAAGTTCCTGGTCCATCGTGGAGCCTCCTGCTTCTGAAAATGGTATCATGCACGTCTCTGCGGGAGTCAGTGTGGTCTGGGCCATCACAAAGGACCGCAAG GTGTGGTTCCGGAGGGGCGTCAACTCTCACAACCCCTGCGGCACCAGCTGGATCGAGATGGTTGGAGAAATGACAATGGTGAACGTGGGGCTGAATGACCAG GTCTGGGGTATCGGCTGTGAGGACCGAGCTGTGTACTTCCGGCAAGGTGTCACTCCCAGTGAGCTCAGCGGGAAGACATGGAAGGCCATCATCGTGGGCCGAGAAAGTGACCGGTCACATTCCGGCAGCTCGTCCAGTCTCCTCAG TGCTGGCTGCTTCTTCGGTGATGAGGTGAGGGGCAGCGGCACGGAATCTGCACCCAGTGACACTGATGCCGCCTCGGAAGCCGAGAGACAGGGCCCCGAACAGCCTCTCCCCAAAGAATCTTTGGACAATTCCAAGAACCTCAAAGAGAGCCTGTCCAAGGGCCCTGAGACCAGCGGGAATGCTGAGCAAAGCATGGAGACCCACTCCTGCCTGGCTGAGGACAAAGGGAAGGCTCCTGAGGCCACTGGCTCTGACGAAGGCCACGGTCCAACCTCCACCCCAGCTGAGCTGCCCTGGACCAACATTGACCTAAAGGAGCCCAAGAGGGCATCTAACCAACCAGCTGCCAGCTTTCCTGAGGCCACGGGCCTCTCCTCCCTGGGGCTCTTCCCGCTGGGCGTGGAGGAACCCTATGGGGCCGATGACCGTCCTCTGTGGGCCTGGGTGTCTGGAGGTGGCTGTGCAGTGGAGGCAGGCTCTATGCTCAAGTGGTTCACTGTCCAGTCAG GCCTGTCCCCCTCAGTGCAGACGCTGTCCCTGTCCATCACACCCGCCCAGACTGCTGCCTGGAGGAAACAGATCTTCCAGCAGCTCACGGAAAGGACCAAGCGGGAGCTGGAGAGCTTTAGGCACTACGAACAGGCCGTGGAGCAG TCGGTGTGGGTGAAGACAGGGGCCCTGCAGTGGTGGTGCGACTGGAAACCCCACAAGTGGGTGGACGTCCGTGTGGCCCTGGAGCAGTTCACGGGGCATGACGGGGCTCGCGACAGCATCCTTTTCATCTACTACGTGGTCCACGAGGAAAAGAAG CAGTACCTGCACGTGTTCCTGAATGAGGTGACTGTGCTGGTCCCCGTACTCAATGAAGCCAAGCACTCCTTTGCCCTCTACACCCCCGAGAGGACGCGACAGAGGTGGCCGGTGCGCCTGGCTGCCGTCACGGAGCAGGACATGAACGACTGG GCCATCTGGTCTGTCACCTGCAAGGGTGACATCTTTGTGAGTGAGCCCAGCCCAGACCTGGAAGCCCGAGAGCACCCGCTGCCCTGCGACCAGAT GTTCTGGCGACAGATGGGCGGCCACTTGAGGATCATAGAGGCCAATGGCCGAGGTGTGGTGTGGGGAATTGGCTATGACCACACAGCATGGGTGTATACAGGCGGCTATGGAGGCGGTTGCTTCCAAG gccTGGCCAGCAGTACCAGCAACATCTACACACAGTCAGACGTGAAGAGTGTCTACATCTATGAGAACCAGCGCTGGAACCCTGTCACAGGCTATACCAGCAG GGGTCTGCCCACTGACCGGTACATGTGGAGTGATGCCACGGGCCTGCAAGAATGCACCAAGGCCAGCACGAAGCCCCCATCCCTGCAGTGGACTTGG GTCTCTGACTGGTACGTGGACTTCAGTGTCCCCGGAGGCACCGATCAAGAAGGATGGCAGTACGCCAGTGACTTCCCTGC CTCCTACCACGGCTACAAAACCATGAAGGATTTTGTCAGGAGAAGGTGCTGGGCCAG AAAATGCAAGCTGGTGACCAGCGGGCCATGGCTGGAGGTGGCCCCCATTGCCCTCAGCGATGTGTCCATCATCCCAGAGAGCGCGGGTGCTGACGGGCAAGGACACAGCATTGCTCTGTGGGCTGTCAGTGACAAGGGGGACGTCCTGTGCCGCCTGGGTATCTCTGAACTCAACCCTGCG GGCTCCTCCTGGCTGCACGTTGGCACAGACCAGCCCTTCACCTCCGTCTCCATCGGCGCCTGCTATCAGGTGTGGGCTGTGGCCAGGGATGGCTCTGCATTCTACCGGGGCTCTGTGTCACCCTCCCAGCCAGCTG GTGACTGCTGGTACCACATCCCATCGCCTCCCAAACAGAAGCTGACACAGGTGTCTGTGGGCCAGACGTCAGTATATGCCTTGGATGAAAATG GGAACCTGTGGTACCGGGCCGGAATCACCCCCAGCTACCCGCAGGGCTCCAGCTGGGACCACGTGTCCAACAACGTGCGCAAAGTGTCTGTGGGGCCGCTGGACCAG GTCTGGGTGATTGCCAACAAAGTCCAGGGGAGCCATGGCCTAAGCCGGGGGACAGTGTGCCGTCGCGTGGGTGTCCAACCTCGGGAGCCCAAGGGACAGGGCTGGGACTATGGCATTGGA GGAGGCTGGGACCATATCTCTGTCCGGGCCAATGCCACCACACTACCTAGGAACGTGTCCAGGGAGCAGGAGGCCCATGGTCCAGGTCCTGTTTGCTGCTGA
- the Tecpr1 gene encoding tectonin beta-propeller repeat-containing protein 1 isoform X1 yields the protein MPTSVLWAVDLFGRVYTLSTAGQYWELCKDVQMEFKRVSAATQCCWGIACDNQVYLYVCSSEVPIRHREEAYENQRWNPMGGFCEKLLPSDRWSWSDVSGLQHRPLDGVALPSPHWEWESDWYVDENFGGEPTEKGGWTYAMDFPATYTRDKKWNSCVRRRKWIRYRRYKSRDTWAKIPSKDDPKELPDPFNDLSVGGWEVTDEPVGRLSVWAVSLQGKVWYREDVSHPNPEGSSWSLVETPGEVVQISCGPHDLVWATLWEGQALVREGICRNSPKGSSWSIVEPPASENGIMHVSAGVSVVWAITKDRKVWFRRGVNSHNPCGTSWIEMVGEMTMVNVGLNDQVWGIGCEDRAVYFRQGVTPSELSGKTWKAIIVGRESDRSHSGSSSSLLSAGCFFGDEVRGSGTESAPSDTDAASEAERQGPEQPLPKESLDNSKNLKESLSKGPETSGNAEQSMETHSCLAEDKGKAPEATGSDEGHGPTSTPAELPWTNIDLKEPKRASNQPAASFPEATGLSSLGLFPLGVEEPYGADDRPLWAWVSGGGCAVEAGSMLKWFTVQSGLSPSVQTLSLSITPAQTAAWRKQIFQQLTERTKRELESFRHYEQAVEQSVWVKTGALQWWCDWKPHKWVDVRVALEQFTGHDGARDSILFIYYVVHEEKKQYLHVFLNEVTVLVPVLNEAKHSFALYTPERTRQRWPVRLAAVTEQDMNDWLALLSLSCCESRKVHGRPSPQAIWSVTCKGDIFVSEPSPDLEAREHPLPCDQMFWRQMGGHLRIIEANGRGVVWGIGYDHTAWVYTGGYGGGCFQGLASSTSNIYTQSDVKSVYIYENQRWNPVTGYTSRGLPTDRYMWSDATGLQECTKASTKPPSLQWTWVSDWYVDFSVPGGTDQEGWQYASDFPASYHGYKTMKDFVRRRCWARKCKLVTSGPWLEVAPIALSDVSIIPESAGADGQGHSIALWAVSDKGDVLCRLGISELNPAGSSWLHVGTDQPFTSVSIGACYQVWAVARDGSAFYRGSVSPSQPAGDCWYHIPSPPKQKLTQVSVGQTSVYALDENGNLWYRAGITPSYPQGSSWDHVSNNVRKVSVGPLDQVWVIANKVQGSHGLSRGTVCRRVGVQPREPKGQGWDYGIGGGWDHISVRANATTLPRNVSREQEAHGPGPVCC from the exons ATGCCCACCTCTGTGCTGTGGGCAGTGGACCTCTTTGGGAGAGTATATACCCTGTCCACGGCCGGCCAGTACTGGGAGCTTTGCAAAGATGTCCAGATGGAGTTCAAGCGGGTCAGTGCAGCCACCCAGTGCTGCTGGGGCATCGCCTGCGACAACCAGGTCTACCTGTACGTGTGCTCCAGCGAGGTGCCCATCCGCCACCGAGAGGAGGCCTACGAGAACCAG CGTTGGAACCCCATGGGAGGCTTCTGTGAGAAGCTTCTGCCGAGTGACCGTTGGTCGTGGAGTGACGTGAGTGGGCTCCAGCACCGGCCACTGGACGGGGTAGCCCTGCCCTCGCCACACTGGGAGTGGGAATCAGACTGGTACGTGGATGAGAATTTTGGAGGGGAGCCCACCGAGAAAGGG GGGTGGACTTATGCTATGGACTTCCCCGCCACCTACACTAGAGACAAGAAGTGGAATTCATGCGTTCGAAGGCGGAAGTGGATCCGGTATAGGAGATACAAATCCCGGGACACCTGGGCCAAG ATCCCCTCAAAGGATGACCCCAAGGAACTTCCTGACCCCTTCAATGACCTGTCCGTGGGTGGGTGGGAGGTCACGGATGAACCTGTGGGCCGCCTGTCTGTGTGGGCCGTATCCCTGCAGGGAAAG GTGTGGTACCGAGAGGATGTCAGCCACCCCAACCCAGAAGGCTCTTCCTGGTCTCTCGTGGAGACCCCGGGGGAGGTGGTCCAGATCAGCTGTGGGCCCCACGACCTTGTGTGGGCCACCCTCTGGGAGGGGCAGGCTCTGGTCAGAGAAGGGATCTGCAGGAACAGCCCGAAAG GAAGTTCCTGGTCCATCGTGGAGCCTCCTGCTTCTGAAAATGGTATCATGCACGTCTCTGCGGGAGTCAGTGTGGTCTGGGCCATCACAAAGGACCGCAAG GTGTGGTTCCGGAGGGGCGTCAACTCTCACAACCCCTGCGGCACCAGCTGGATCGAGATGGTTGGAGAAATGACAATGGTGAACGTGGGGCTGAATGACCAG GTCTGGGGTATCGGCTGTGAGGACCGAGCTGTGTACTTCCGGCAAGGTGTCACTCCCAGTGAGCTCAGCGGGAAGACATGGAAGGCCATCATCGTGGGCCGAGAAAGTGACCGGTCACATTCCGGCAGCTCGTCCAGTCTCCTCAG TGCTGGCTGCTTCTTCGGTGATGAGGTGAGGGGCAGCGGCACGGAATCTGCACCCAGTGACACTGATGCCGCCTCGGAAGCCGAGAGACAGGGCCCCGAACAGCCTCTCCCCAAAGAATCTTTGGACAATTCCAAGAACCTCAAAGAGAGCCTGTCCAAGGGCCCTGAGACCAGCGGGAATGCTGAGCAAAGCATGGAGACCCACTCCTGCCTGGCTGAGGACAAAGGGAAGGCTCCTGAGGCCACTGGCTCTGACGAAGGCCACGGTCCAACCTCCACCCCAGCTGAGCTGCCCTGGACCAACATTGACCTAAAGGAGCCCAAGAGGGCATCTAACCAACCAGCTGCCAGCTTTCCTGAGGCCACGGGCCTCTCCTCCCTGGGGCTCTTCCCGCTGGGCGTGGAGGAACCCTATGGGGCCGATGACCGTCCTCTGTGGGCCTGGGTGTCTGGAGGTGGCTGTGCAGTGGAGGCAGGCTCTATGCTCAAGTGGTTCACTGTCCAGTCAG GCCTGTCCCCCTCAGTGCAGACGCTGTCCCTGTCCATCACACCCGCCCAGACTGCTGCCTGGAGGAAACAGATCTTCCAGCAGCTCACGGAAAGGACCAAGCGGGAGCTGGAGAGCTTTAGGCACTACGAACAGGCCGTGGAGCAG TCGGTGTGGGTGAAGACAGGGGCCCTGCAGTGGTGGTGCGACTGGAAACCCCACAAGTGGGTGGACGTCCGTGTGGCCCTGGAGCAGTTCACGGGGCATGACGGGGCTCGCGACAGCATCCTTTTCATCTACTACGTGGTCCACGAGGAAAAGAAG CAGTACCTGCACGTGTTCCTGAATGAGGTGACTGTGCTGGTCCCCGTACTCAATGAAGCCAAGCACTCCTTTGCCCTCTACACCCCCGAGAGGACGCGACAGAGGTGGCCGGTGCGCCTGGCTGCCGTCACGGAGCAGGACATGAACGACTGG CTCGCCCTGCTCAGCCTGTCCTGCTGTGAGAGCCGGAAAGTCCATGGACGCCCGTCCCCACAGGCCATCTGGTCTGTCACCTGCAAGGGTGACATCTTTGTGAGTGAGCCCAGCCCAGACCTGGAAGCCCGAGAGCACCCGCTGCCCTGCGACCAGAT GTTCTGGCGACAGATGGGCGGCCACTTGAGGATCATAGAGGCCAATGGCCGAGGTGTGGTGTGGGGAATTGGCTATGACCACACAGCATGGGTGTATACAGGCGGCTATGGAGGCGGTTGCTTCCAAG gccTGGCCAGCAGTACCAGCAACATCTACACACAGTCAGACGTGAAGAGTGTCTACATCTATGAGAACCAGCGCTGGAACCCTGTCACAGGCTATACCAGCAG GGGTCTGCCCACTGACCGGTACATGTGGAGTGATGCCACGGGCCTGCAAGAATGCACCAAGGCCAGCACGAAGCCCCCATCCCTGCAGTGGACTTGG GTCTCTGACTGGTACGTGGACTTCAGTGTCCCCGGAGGCACCGATCAAGAAGGATGGCAGTACGCCAGTGACTTCCCTGC CTCCTACCACGGCTACAAAACCATGAAGGATTTTGTCAGGAGAAGGTGCTGGGCCAG AAAATGCAAGCTGGTGACCAGCGGGCCATGGCTGGAGGTGGCCCCCATTGCCCTCAGCGATGTGTCCATCATCCCAGAGAGCGCGGGTGCTGACGGGCAAGGACACAGCATTGCTCTGTGGGCTGTCAGTGACAAGGGGGACGTCCTGTGCCGCCTGGGTATCTCTGAACTCAACCCTGCG GGCTCCTCCTGGCTGCACGTTGGCACAGACCAGCCCTTCACCTCCGTCTCCATCGGCGCCTGCTATCAGGTGTGGGCTGTGGCCAGGGATGGCTCTGCATTCTACCGGGGCTCTGTGTCACCCTCCCAGCCAGCTG GTGACTGCTGGTACCACATCCCATCGCCTCCCAAACAGAAGCTGACACAGGTGTCTGTGGGCCAGACGTCAGTATATGCCTTGGATGAAAATG GGAACCTGTGGTACCGGGCCGGAATCACCCCCAGCTACCCGCAGGGCTCCAGCTGGGACCACGTGTCCAACAACGTGCGCAAAGTGTCTGTGGGGCCGCTGGACCAG GTCTGGGTGATTGCCAACAAAGTCCAGGGGAGCCATGGCCTAAGCCGGGGGACAGTGTGCCGTCGCGTGGGTGTCCAACCTCGGGAGCCCAAGGGACAGGGCTGGGACTATGGCATTGGA GGAGGCTGGGACCATATCTCTGTCCGGGCCAATGCCACCACACTACCTAGGAACGTGTCCAGGGAGCAGGAGGCCCATGGTCCAGGTCCTGTTTGCTGCTGA